A region of Cystobacter fuscus DSM 2262 DNA encodes the following proteins:
- a CDS encoding SRPBCC domain-containing protein: MKHGTLTPRGDRVELRFERRLAHPPEKVWRALTDGQELAHWFPARIEGARQNGAELRFFFAEGEPGTGKISVFDPPRVLEYTWDGDVLRWELRPEGTGCLLVFTTLPGDRAHVARDATGWHFCLDNLEAAIAGNPAAGFDKERFSALNAEYAARFGLGSFPAFMTGPANRVAEASLRLPGVEAFVFNGADGTQLTLCHARRDADTGEHWRDFDEYLTVLEGRYVLSINGMEIELGPGREFVVPRGARISGRFTAGTRTLHAFGGRGLERAEPQV, translated from the coding sequence ATGAAGCATGGAACCCTGACGCCCCGAGGCGACCGCGTCGAACTCCGGTTCGAGCGGCGCCTCGCCCACCCGCCCGAGAAGGTCTGGCGCGCGCTCACCGACGGCCAGGAACTGGCCCACTGGTTCCCCGCGCGCATCGAGGGCGCCCGCCAGAACGGCGCCGAGCTGCGCTTCTTCTTCGCGGAAGGCGAGCCCGGCACCGGGAAGATCTCCGTGTTCGATCCGCCGCGCGTCCTCGAATACACGTGGGACGGAGATGTGCTGCGGTGGGAACTGCGCCCCGAGGGCACGGGCTGCCTGCTCGTCTTCACCACCCTTCCCGGGGACCGCGCCCACGTCGCGCGAGACGCCACGGGCTGGCACTTCTGCCTCGACAACCTGGAGGCGGCGATCGCCGGGAATCCCGCCGCCGGGTTCGACAAGGAGCGCTTCTCCGCGCTCAACGCGGAGTACGCCGCGCGCTTCGGCCTGGGCAGCTTCCCCGCCTTCATGACGGGCCCGGCCAACCGCGTCGCGGAGGCCTCGCTGCGTCTGCCCGGCGTCGAGGCCTTCGTGTTCAACGGCGCCGATGGCACCCAGCTCACCCTCTGCCACGCGAGGCGCGACGCGGACACCGGCGAGCACTGGCGCGACTTCGACGAGTACCTCACGGTCCTCGAGGGCCGCTACGTGCTGAGCATCAACGGAATGGAGATTGAGCTCGGCCCCGGGCGGGAGTTCGTCGTTCCCAGAGGCGCGCGGATCTCGGGCCGGTTCACCGCT